One part of the Bacteroidia bacterium genome encodes these proteins:
- a CDS encoding NAD(P) transhydrogenase subunit alpha, whose translation MSDLFQLFLAHKEFIYVIILSIFLGVEVISNVPAILHTPLMSGANAIHGVVIIGAIIVMGHAAPDNILALVLGFLAVVLGTLNVVGGFVVTNRMLEMFKKKD comes from the coding sequence ATGTCTGATCTATTTCAACTATTTCTAGCGCATAAAGAATTCATTTATGTAATCATTCTTTCCATTTTTCTGGGGGTGGAAGTCATCTCCAATGTTCCAGCGATCCTGCATACACCGCTCATGTCAGGTGCCAATGCCATTCACGGAGTTGTGATTATAGGAGCCATCATTGTGATGGGTCATGCTGCTCCGGATAATATTCTTGCCCTGGTTTTGGGCTTTTTAGCTGTGGTTTTAGGTACCCTCAATGTGGTTGGCGGCTTCGTGGTCACCAATCGTATGTTGGAAATGTTTAAAAAGAAAGATTGA
- a CDS encoding dihydrodipicolinate synthase family protein: protein MTTRTFKGLIAAPISPMKKNGEIDLARVENLAKLYRKNGVNGAFICGTTGEGSSLSVEEVKAYAQEWKRVGEGLTKILCVGGDNVQEMQELAAYGGELDLDGISMLSPYYFKPKSEEDLLGLCKSVSEAAPETPLYYYHIPTLTAGYFSMRKFLGLANTELPQLKGIKFTFNDLYDFYRCRAFEGEKYEMYWGTDEVLLSALVAGANGAVGSTYNYAAPLYNRIITAFQKGDMDKARELQDKAVEMVELLIAYGGTGATKSFMKIIGLDCGEYRAPISNPNSNEIKELEGKLKKIGFFDFCSSPT, encoded by the coding sequence ATGACTACCAGAACATTTAAGGGTCTTATCGCAGCTCCTATTAGCCCAATGAAGAAGAATGGAGAAATTGACCTGGCACGGGTTGAAAATCTGGCAAAGCTCTATCGAAAAAATGGGGTTAATGGAGCCTTTATCTGCGGTACAACCGGGGAGGGAAGTTCTCTGAGTGTTGAAGAAGTAAAAGCCTATGCTCAAGAATGGAAAAGAGTAGGAGAGGGCTTGACTAAAATTCTGTGTGTAGGAGGGGATAATGTGCAGGAAATGCAGGAGTTGGCTGCTTATGGAGGAGAGCTGGACCTGGATGGAATTTCTATGCTGAGTCCTTATTATTTCAAACCTAAATCAGAAGAGGATTTACTCGGACTTTGCAAAAGTGTTTCAGAAGCTGCTCCTGAAACTCCCTTATATTATTATCATATTCCGACTTTAACGGCTGGGTATTTTTCCATGAGAAAGTTTTTGGGCCTGGCAAATACAGAATTACCTCAATTGAAAGGGATTAAATTTACTTTCAATGATCTGTATGATTTTTACCGATGCAGAGCCTTTGAAGGGGAAAAGTATGAGATGTATTGGGGAACGGACGAAGTGCTTCTCTCTGCTTTGGTGGCAGGAGCAAATGGAGCGGTAGGTAGCACTTATAATTATGCTGCACCTTTATACAATCGAATCATCACTGCTTTTCAGAAAGGTGATATGGACAAAGCCAGAGAGTTGCAGGATAAAGCAGTTGAGATGGTTGAACTCCTAATTGCATATGGAGGCACGGGAGCGACCAAATCATTTATGAAGATCATAGGCCTGGATTGCGGAGAATACAGAGCACCCATTTCCAATCCCAATTCAAATGAGATCAAAGAACTAGAAGGGAAATTGAAGAAGATCGGATTCTTTGATTTCTGTAGTTCACCCACCTAA
- a CDS encoding NAD(P)(+) transhydrogenase (Re/Si-specific) subunit beta, producing the protein MEFTLELSYLVASITFILGLKMLGSPESARKGNLLAAFGMGLAIVATILFHKDDAGNGIQNHVWIILAMAVGTVIGYLMAVKVQMTAMPQMVSFFNGMGGACAALIALIEFDTHPSHEAGFLSVVAVSLIIGSVSFSGSMIAYGKLEGRIKDIYNNLMPIINGIFALTLTGLTIYGVMNPELFDNGLLWLLLGISLVYGITFVMPIGGADMPVVISLLNSFTGVAAAFGGFLYDNQVMLTGGILVGSAGTILTILMCQAMNRSLANVIFGSFSTVSSGSKGDAAEKVVKEIALSDAAILCAYANRVCVVPGYGLAVAQAQHVCNDFDKLLTDRGVEVTYAIHPVAGRMPGHMNVLLAEADVSYDKLVELEDANESLGSTDVAIVVGANDVVNPAAENDPSSSIYGMPIIQVHNAKNVIIMKRSMGKGYAGIENELFFANGTRMLFGDAKDSLSKLVSELKTI; encoded by the coding sequence ATGGAATTTACATTAGAACTCTCATATCTGGTCGCTTCGATCACCTTCATTTTGGGATTGAAAATGCTGGGTAGCCCTGAAAGTGCAAGAAAAGGAAATCTGCTTGCAGCTTTTGGTATGGGCCTGGCCATTGTAGCGACTATACTTTTTCATAAAGACGATGCCGGAAATGGCATCCAAAACCATGTCTGGATCATATTAGCAATGGCAGTGGGAACTGTGATTGGCTATCTCATGGCAGTAAAAGTCCAGATGACTGCCATGCCTCAAATGGTTTCTTTTTTCAATGGAATGGGAGGTGCCTGTGCAGCCCTGATTGCATTGATAGAATTTGACACCCATCCTTCCCACGAAGCAGGTTTCCTATCTGTAGTAGCTGTGAGTTTAATTATTGGTTCCGTTTCCTTTAGTGGATCAATGATTGCCTATGGCAAACTGGAAGGAAGGATCAAGGATATCTACAATAACCTCATGCCCATCATCAATGGGATATTTGCCTTGACCCTTACAGGGCTTACAATTTATGGGGTCATGAATCCTGAATTGTTTGACAATGGATTGCTATGGCTTCTACTTGGCATTTCTCTCGTTTATGGAATCACCTTTGTGATGCCCATCGGTGGGGCAGATATGCCGGTTGTGATTTCTTTACTTAACTCCTTCACCGGAGTTGCAGCAGCTTTTGGAGGATTCCTCTATGACAATCAAGTGATGCTTACGGGAGGTATTCTCGTTGGGTCCGCAGGGACCATCCTTACCATACTCATGTGCCAGGCAATGAATCGCTCTTTGGCTAATGTTATTTTTGGATCATTTAGTACGGTTTCAAGTGGTTCAAAAGGAGATGCTGCGGAAAAGGTAGTCAAAGAAATTGCTTTATCAGATGCCGCTATCCTCTGTGCTTATGCCAATCGTGTATGTGTAGTTCCCGGCTATGGATTAGCTGTCGCACAGGCACAGCATGTTTGCAATGATTTCGATAAACTACTAACGGATAGAGGAGTGGAAGTTACCTATGCCATTCATCCGGTTGCTGGTCGTATGCCCGGACATATGAATGTATTGTTGGCCGAAGCGGATGTTTCCTATGACAAACTGGTAGAACTGGAAGATGCAAATGAAAGTCTGGGATCAACAGATGTAGCGATAGTTGTGGGAGCAAATGATGTTGTAAATCCTGCAGCAGAAAATGATCCCAGTAGCTCGATTTATGGCATGCCTATCATTCAGGTTCACAATGCCAAGAATGTCATCATCATGAAAAGAAGTATGGGAAAAGGCTATGCTGGAATTGAAAATGAACTTTTCTTTGCCAATGGAACCCGCATGCTCTTTGGAGATGCCAAAGACAGTTTATCTAAACTGGTTTCAGAATTGAAGACTATATAA
- a CDS encoding Re/Si-specific NAD(P)(+) transhydrogenase subunit alpha, translating into MILGVLKEAEPERRVSILPEHVKKLMDLGYSEVWMETSAGKASFQEDSNYSDAGASIKSRKDILADAQVILCIQTPNQSEISPEKILITQMNPLSNPQTAQDFAKKGVSVFSMDMVPRTTKAQAMDVLSSMATSAGYKAVLQAAIHLPKFFPMFMTAAGTIIPAKVLILGAGVAGLQAISTAKRLGAVVEAFDVRAAAKEEVLSLGAKFVEVEGATDDTSAGGYAVEQTEEYKQRQAALIQEHAAKSDVIICTAQIPGRKAPLLIQEETLHKMKAGSVVVDLAASSGGNCAFSKNNETVVVNGVSIIGDSSLASSIPLDSSKMYGKNLINFFKEVINDGAISFDFENEIIQHTCVSHGGAIISPRVLDKFSSVAS; encoded by the coding sequence ATGATCTTAGGCGTACTCAAAGAAGCAGAGCCTGAGCGAAGAGTGTCTATACTTCCAGAGCACGTAAAAAAGCTCATGGACCTTGGTTATTCGGAAGTATGGATGGAGACTAGTGCAGGCAAAGCTTCATTTCAAGAGGACAGCAATTATTCAGATGCCGGAGCCTCAATTAAGTCAAGAAAAGACATTCTTGCAGATGCTCAGGTAATTCTCTGCATCCAGACCCCGAACCAATCCGAAATCTCTCCGGAGAAAATTCTGATTACTCAAATGAATCCCCTGAGCAATCCTCAAACCGCTCAGGATTTTGCAAAAAAAGGAGTTTCTGTTTTTAGTATGGACATGGTACCTCGTACCACCAAGGCCCAGGCTATGGATGTCCTTTCTTCTATGGCGACTTCGGCAGGATACAAAGCAGTTTTACAAGCAGCAATTCATCTTCCCAAATTCTTCCCTATGTTCATGACGGCAGCTGGAACGATTATACCAGCTAAAGTCTTGATCCTGGGTGCAGGTGTAGCAGGCTTGCAGGCGATCTCAACAGCAAAAAGGTTGGGGGCTGTCGTCGAGGCTTTTGATGTACGAGCTGCAGCAAAAGAAGAGGTCCTGAGTTTAGGGGCTAAATTTGTTGAAGTGGAAGGAGCAACTGACGATACTTCTGCGGGAGGATATGCAGTTGAACAAACTGAAGAATATAAACAGAGACAAGCAGCCCTTATTCAGGAGCATGCAGCCAAGTCCGATGTTATTATTTGTACAGCACAAATACCGGGTCGTAAAGCCCCCCTGCTTATCCAGGAAGAAACCCTTCATAAAATGAAAGCGGGTTCTGTGGTGGTAGATCTTGCTGCCTCCAGCGGAGGAAATTGTGCGTTCTCCAAAAATAATGAAACCGTAGTTGTAAATGGAGTGAGCATTATAGGCGACTCCAGTCTGGCTTCCAGTATACCTTTGGATTCATCCAAGATGTATGGGAAGAATCTGATCAACTTTTTCAAGGAGGTTATAAACGATGGAGCGATCAGTTTTGATTTCGAAAATGAAATCATACAACACACCTGTGTGTCGCATGGCGGAGCCATCATTAGTCCCCGTGTATTAGATAAATTTTCTTCTGTCGCCTCTTAA
- a CDS encoding 2-oxoacid:ferredoxin oxidoreductase subunit beta, with protein MSFYKPTFSHPLLPKNEVGYRKADYEGAISTLCAGCGHDSISGSIVQACYEMNIEPHRLAKLSGIGCSSKTPTYFLSNSHGFNSVHGRMPSVATGANLANKHLIYLGVSGDGDTASIGMGQYVHAIRRNLNMTYIVMNNGCYGLTKGQDSATADFGSISKSGSKNMYQAIDLIGLALELGAGFVARSFSGDKTQLVPLIKAAMAHPGFAFIDVISPCVTFNNNAGSTKSYEFTREYMTATSKMDFVPKREEILVDYEDDSSIEVELHDGSKIRLSKPVQGWDPHDRNSAMHKLLDAKSRGEIITGLIHMDPKTQDLHNILNTSDTALNQLTEKELTPSLEALEDINQSFR; from the coding sequence ATGAGTTTTTATAAACCAACATTCAGCCACCCCCTGCTCCCCAAAAATGAGGTCGGCTATAGAAAAGCTGACTATGAAGGAGCAATTTCTACCCTTTGTGCAGGATGTGGACATGATTCCATTAGTGGATCTATCGTTCAGGCCTGCTATGAAATGAACATTGAGCCACACAGACTGGCTAAGCTTTCTGGTATAGGTTGTTCCTCCAAAACTCCGACTTATTTCCTAAGCAATTCGCATGGCTTTAATTCGGTTCACGGACGTATGCCTTCCGTTGCTACGGGAGCCAATCTTGCCAATAAACATCTCATTTATCTGGGAGTTTCCGGGGATGGAGATACTGCCTCAATAGGCATGGGACAATATGTTCATGCGATTAGGAGAAACCTCAACATGACCTATATCGTCATGAATAATGGCTGCTATGGCCTAACCAAAGGACAAGACTCTGCTACTGCAGATTTTGGTTCAATAAGTAAATCGGGTTCCAAAAATATGTATCAGGCCATTGACCTTATTGGTCTGGCTCTGGAATTAGGAGCTGGTTTCGTAGCTCGCAGCTTTTCGGGAGATAAAACCCAATTGGTCCCTCTAATCAAAGCCGCAATGGCTCATCCGGGTTTCGCTTTCATAGATGTGATTTCACCTTGTGTTACTTTTAACAATAATGCAGGTTCAACCAAATCTTATGAATTTACCCGGGAATATATGACCGCTACTTCCAAGATGGACTTTGTACCCAAAAGAGAGGAAATCCTGGTAGACTATGAAGATGATAGCAGTATAGAGGTAGAACTTCATGATGGCTCAAAAATTCGCCTAAGCAAACCCGTTCAGGGTTGGGATCCTCATGACAGGAATTCTGCCATGCATAAACTACTTGATGCAAAAAGTAGAGGGGAAATTATTACAGGTTTAATCCATATGGATCCCAAAACCCAGGATTTACACAACATCCTGAACACATCGGATACAGCATTGAATCAATTAACGGAAAAAGAACTAACACCAAGCCTTGAAGCACTGGAAGATATCAACCAGAGCTTCAGGTAG
- a CDS encoding sodium/solute symporter (Members of the Solute:Sodium Symporter (SSS), TC 2.A.21 as described in tcdb.org, catalyze solute:Na+ symport. Known solutes for members of the family include sugars, amino acids, nucleosides, inositols, vitamins, urea or anions, depending on the system.), which yields MIRKLLLLLLCLWPIISLGQSPSFNLEWKELSPLIPPPEAARQAGLAGPFGGVVEESVILAGGANFPDGPAWEGGQKVYHQDIYLLNDSQWELLNIQLPYPIAYGLSLSGLDAMYWIGGMNGDSLCRAVFKIKHKKKKEDIQIESLPALPIALANTSGGIIGNQLYVFGSREDLGESYFFRLNLAEIEKGWIALADLPASPRTHAYGSIQNGGEGPAFYLFKGRWKGGGALTKFLSDAWVYEPLKDEWKELKQDQDFPLAAGGVLELGANQILIFGGDSGENFNRIEELNHRIIETEAEGKENLIKARDSLMKFHPGFSSEIWSFHTITQSWHLLSQMPASRALTTPVFYRGKDIIIPSGEVSPCIRTDQVWKGEIREENSISSLNIWVLASYFILLLGLGIYFSVRQKSTDDFFMAGRRIPAWAAGMSIFGTQLSAITFMAIPAKTFATDWLYVVLNLCIILVAPFIIRIFLPFYRRFKLRTAYEYLELRFNLATRLAGSLMYIFLQIGRLGIVLLLPSLALSVLTGIGVEWCILSMGILSILYTVLGGIEAVIWTDVLQVFVLLGGALLCFVLLFLDLGMGEILRVAGDFDKLRMLDASLDITEPTLWVLLFGGFAVNFIQYGSDQTVIQRYLTTKDEAAAAKSIRIGAWMSLPATLIFFSLGTLLFVFFRSQPEAMQPTLASTDSIFPWYIVSQLPDGVSGLLLAAIFAASMSSLDSSMNSVSTVISVDFVERLMPLKNSAQYLSLARIVTVIIGGLGTALAWFMASWGISSLWDQFNMIIGLFAGGLGGIFLAGILIPKVNGQAAILALILSGMIQYLVKSFTNIHLLLYTFTGMLSAILLSVLFSRFFGQNKDSSQAYTFRQLPHQ from the coding sequence GTGATCCGAAAACTACTCCTACTACTACTTTGCCTTTGGCCTATAATATCTCTGGGCCAAAGCCCTTCCTTTAATCTCGAATGGAAGGAATTAAGTCCTCTGATTCCTCCTCCGGAAGCAGCCAGACAAGCCGGTTTGGCGGGGCCTTTTGGCGGAGTTGTGGAAGAGTCGGTGATACTTGCAGGAGGAGCCAATTTTCCAGATGGCCCAGCCTGGGAGGGGGGGCAGAAAGTCTATCATCAGGACATCTATCTGCTGAATGATTCCCAATGGGAATTGTTGAATATTCAATTGCCCTATCCTATAGCTTATGGATTGAGCCTTTCTGGTCTGGATGCTATGTATTGGATAGGAGGGATGAATGGAGACTCTCTATGCCGAGCAGTTTTTAAAATAAAGCATAAAAAAAAGAAAGAGGATATTCAGATTGAATCTCTGCCTGCTTTGCCTATTGCTCTTGCAAATACGAGTGGAGGTATAATTGGCAATCAATTGTATGTCTTTGGGAGTAGGGAAGACTTAGGAGAAAGCTATTTCTTTAGGTTAAATCTGGCAGAAATAGAGAAAGGCTGGATAGCTTTGGCCGATTTGCCTGCTAGTCCCAGAACTCATGCCTATGGCAGTATCCAAAATGGGGGAGAAGGTCCAGCTTTTTATTTGTTCAAAGGACGTTGGAAAGGAGGAGGAGCACTGACCAAATTTCTTTCTGATGCCTGGGTTTATGAACCGCTGAAGGATGAATGGAAAGAACTCAAGCAAGACCAGGATTTTCCACTCGCTGCCGGAGGTGTCCTGGAGCTGGGAGCCAATCAAATTTTAATTTTTGGTGGGGATAGTGGAGAGAACTTTAACAGGATAGAGGAACTCAATCATAGGATAATTGAAACAGAAGCTGAGGGAAAGGAAAACTTGATCAAAGCGAGGGATTCCCTCATGAAGTTTCATCCTGGCTTCAGCTCTGAGATCTGGTCCTTTCATACCATCACTCAAAGTTGGCACTTACTTTCACAAATGCCAGCTTCCAGGGCATTGACTACACCCGTTTTTTACAGAGGAAAGGATATCATAATCCCCTCAGGAGAAGTTTCTCCTTGCATTCGAACGGATCAAGTTTGGAAAGGGGAAATAAGAGAAGAAAATTCTATTTCATCTTTGAACATTTGGGTACTCGCAAGCTATTTCATCTTGTTGTTGGGATTGGGGATTTATTTTTCTGTCCGCCAGAAAAGCACGGATGACTTCTTTATGGCGGGGAGGCGAATTCCAGCCTGGGCAGCGGGTATGAGTATCTTTGGCACACAACTAAGCGCCATAACCTTTATGGCCATTCCAGCTAAGACCTTTGCTACAGATTGGCTCTATGTCGTGCTAAATCTTTGCATCATTCTGGTTGCCCCCTTTATCATTCGAATTTTCCTTCCCTTTTACCGGAGGTTCAAATTGCGAACTGCCTATGAGTATCTGGAATTGCGTTTCAATTTAGCGACTCGTCTTGCTGGATCCCTGATGTATATCTTCCTTCAAATTGGTCGACTGGGAATCGTCTTGTTATTGCCTTCTTTGGCCCTATCTGTCTTGACGGGAATAGGGGTAGAGTGGTGCATTCTTTCTATGGGAATTCTGAGTATCCTGTATACCGTATTAGGAGGAATAGAAGCCGTAATCTGGACAGATGTATTGCAAGTATTTGTTCTATTGGGAGGAGCACTGCTATGCTTTGTTTTACTATTTCTCGATTTGGGGATGGGAGAAATCCTGCGAGTCGCTGGCGATTTTGACAAACTGAGGATGTTGGATGCAAGCCTGGATATTACGGAACCTACACTCTGGGTATTGCTCTTCGGGGGATTTGCCGTAAACTTCATTCAATATGGAAGTGATCAGACTGTAATCCAAAGATACCTGACCACCAAAGACGAAGCTGCTGCTGCCAAAAGTATAAGAATAGGTGCCTGGATGAGTCTTCCTGCAACGCTAATCTTCTTTTCATTGGGCACTTTATTGTTTGTCTTTTTCCGAAGCCAACCGGAAGCCATGCAGCCAACTTTAGCAAGTACCGATAGTATTTTCCCCTGGTACATCGTATCGCAATTGCCGGATGGAGTTTCAGGTCTTTTGCTGGCAGCTATCTTTGCAGCTTCTATGTCCAGTTTGGATAGTAGTATGAACTCCGTTTCTACGGTGATTAGTGTTGATTTTGTGGAAAGACTTATGCCGTTGAAAAATTCAGCTCAATATCTGAGCCTGGCAAGAATAGTTACGGTAATTATTGGAGGATTGGGAACAGCTCTTGCCTGGTTCATGGCCAGTTGGGGAATCAGTTCCTTATGGGATCAATTCAATATGATAATTGGACTATTCGCCGGAGGTCTGGGAGGAATTTTTCTTGCAGGAATTCTTATCCCCAAAGTCAATGGGCAAGCTGCAATTCTTGCCCTCATACTGAGTGGTATGATTCAGTATTTGGTGAAAAGCTTTACAAACATTCATTTGCTTTTATATACGTTTACCGGTATGCTTTCTGCCATATTATTGAGCGTCCTGTTCAGCCGGTTTTTCGGCCAAAACAAAGATTCATCTCAAGCATATACCTTTCGTCAACTTCCTCATCAATAA